One genomic window of Conger conger chromosome 7, fConCon1.1, whole genome shotgun sequence includes the following:
- the LOC133133185 gene encoding dnaJ homolog subfamily C member 30, mitochondrial: protein MASSLGKQKNVLTAAVLVKNHGICAQKRRSLSTIMLTERERSHRSFLQRSRGEVMSSVHAYMRNSPPDPPPYQSKTAYYDILQVSTNATHAQIKTAYYKQSFIYHPDKNAGSEEATKRFSEITEAYNVLGNKSLKKKYDRGILSHADVQGASRPSAKEAASSRTVSQPKSSQQSPTVGMSGKSVFDFDAFYKAHYGEQLQREKDLRQRRVAIKKDQDKPHHDFLVDAAAGFLLFMTVIILVSLKV from the coding sequence ATGGCTAGTTCACTTGGGAAACAGAAGAATGTCCTGACGGCTGCTGTCCTTGTTAAAAATCATGGGATATGTGCTCAAAAGAGAAGATCATTGTCTACCATTATGTTAACTGAAAGAGAGCGGAGCCACCGCAGTTTTTTGCAGCGATCTCGTGGAGAGGTTATGTCATCAGTCCATGCTTACATGAGAAACAGCCCCCCAGACCCACCCCCATATCAAAGCAAAACGGCGTATTATGACATTCTTCAGGTGTCCACGAATGCCACGCATGCTCAGATAAAGACCGCTTACTACAAACAGTCCTTCATCTATCACCCGGACAAGAACGCGGGGAGCGAGGAGGCCACGAAGCGCTTCTCTGAAATCACCGAGGCTTACAACGTGTTGGGCAATAAGAGTCTGAAAAAGAAATATGACCGTGGTATCCTAAGCCACGCCGACGTGCAAGGAGCGAGCAGACCCTCAGCCAAGGAAGCGGCCAGCTCCCGCACGGTATCGCAGCCGAAGAGCTCACAGCAGTCCCCCACAGTGGGCATGAGCGGAAAGTCCGTGTTTGATTTCGATGCGTTCTATAAGGCTCATTACGGGGAACAGCTCCAACGGGAGAAGGACTTACGCCAGCGCAGAGTGGCGATAAAGAAAGACCAGGATAAACCGCACCATGACTTTTTGGTTGATGCGGCGGCGGGGTTCTTGCTGTTTATGACAGTGATTATTCTGGTCAGCCTGAAAGTGTAA